A window of the Gossypium hirsutum isolate 1008001.06 chromosome A03, Gossypium_hirsutum_v2.1, whole genome shotgun sequence genome harbors these coding sequences:
- the LOC107886483 gene encoding ultraviolet-B receptor UVR8 isoform X1, giving the protein MDATTSGTPTVQYHNIPDQPITAIVAAPVSAFLRQVHHCFGDSTPGEFPLAANPSIVLHVLTTCNLDPQDLAKLEATCSFFRQPANFAPDYELSISELAALDMCQRRAIFKPMTDEERQSLKHRCGGSWKLVLRFLLAGEACCRREKSQAIAGPGHSIAVTSSGAVYSFGSNSSGQLGHGNTEEDWRPQQIRSLQGIRIIQAAAGAGRTMLISDAGRVYAFGKDSFGEAEYGVQGTKLVTTPQPVESLKDIFVVQAAIGNFFTAVLSREGRVYTFSWGKDSKLGHKTEPNDVEPQPLLGALENIPVVQIAAGYCYLLCLACQPSGMSVYSVGCGLGGKLGHGSRTDEKYPRLIEQFQLLNLQPMVVAAGAWHAAVVGRDGRVCTWGWGRYGCLGHGNEECESVPKVVEALRDVKAVHVATGDYTTFVVSDDGDVYSFGCGESASLGHNTAGEGQQGNRHANVLSPELVMSLKQVNERVVQISLTNSIYWNAHTFALTESGKLYAFGAGDKGQLGIELANNQTERGNPERVDIDLN; this is encoded by the exons ATGGATGCCACAACAAGCGGAACCCCTACCGTTCAATACCATAACATACCTGATCAGCCAATTACAGCTATTGTTGCTGCCCCTGTTTCTGCATTTCTGCGACAAGTACACCATTGCTTCGGGGACTCCACTCCTGGAGAATTCCCCTTAGCTGCCAAtccttccattgttcttcatgttctcaccacGTGTAATTTGGATCCTCAAGATCTCGCAAAACTAGAG GCAACATGCTCCTTTTTTAGGCAGCCGGCAAACTTTGCCCCTGATTATGAATTGTCCATATCAGAGCTTGCTGCTCTTGACATGTGCCAAAGAAGAGCTATATTTAAGCCAATGACTGATGAAGAACGTCAAAGTTTGAAGCATAGATGTGGGGGGTCGTGGAAATTGGTCCTGAGGTTTCTGCTGGCTGGGGAAGCATGTTGCAGGAGAGAGAAATCACAGGCGATTGCAGGGCCTGGTCATAGCATTGCTGTGACATCCTCGGGTGCAGTTTACTCTTTTGGCTCTAATAGCTCAGGACAGTTGGGCCATGGCAATACTGAAGAAGACTGGCGGCCTCAGCAAATAAG ATCTTTGCAAGGCATTCGAATTATCCAAGCAGCTGCTGGGGCTGGCAGAACAATGCTGATTAGTGATGCTGGGAGAGTTTATGCCTTTGGAAAGGATTCCTTTGGTGAAGCAGAATATGGGGTTCAAGGAACTAAATTAGTTACAACTCCCCAGCCTGTTGAGTCTTTGAAAGACATATTTGTGGTTCAAGCTGCAATTGGGAACTTTTTCACAGCTGTGTTATCCAGAGAGGGCAGAGTTTACACATTCTCTTGGGGCAAAGATAGCAAGCTTGGTCACAAAACCGAGCCAAATGATGTGGAGCCCCAGCCCCTATTGGGGGCACTTGAGAACATACCTGTGGTGCAAATTGCAGCTGGATATTGCTACCTTCTTTGCTTAGCTTGTCAACCAAGTGGCAT GTCTGTGTACTCTGTCGGGTGTGGCTTGGGTGGAAAGCTTGGACATGGCTCAAGAACAGATGAAAAGTACCCTCGATTAATTGAACAATTTCAACTTTTGAACCTCCAGCCAATGGTGGTTGCTGCTGGTGCTTGGCATGCTGCTGTTGTTGGTCGGGATGGAAGGGTTTGCACATGGGGTTGGGGACGTTATGGGTGCTTAGGTCATGGAAATGAAGAGTGTGAATCAGTTCCAAAGGTCGTAGAGGCATTAAGAGATGTCAAAGCAGTTCATGTTGCTACAGGGGACTACACAACCTTTGTGGTATCTGATGATGGTGATGTATACTCTTTTGGTTGTGGCGAATCTGCCAGCCTCGGACATAATACTGCTGGTGAAGGACAG CAGGGAAACAGGCATGCCAATGTGTTGAGTCCAGAGCTGGTAATGTCATTGAAGCAAGTGAATGAACGGGTGGTACAGATCAGCCTTACAAACTCGATATACTGGAATGCTCATACATTTGCACTCACCGAGTCCGGGAAGCTTTATGCATTTGGTGCGGGAGACAAAGGTCAGCTAGGCATAGAGTTAGCTAACAATCAGACAGAAAGAGGAAACCCCGAGCGGGTTGATATCGATCTCAATTAG
- the LOC107886483 gene encoding ultraviolet-B receptor UVR8 isoform X3, with protein sequence MCQRRAIFKPMTDEERQSLKHRCGGSWKLVLRFLLAGEACCRREKSQAIAGPGHSIAVTSSGAVYSFGSNSSGQLGHGNTEEDWRPQQIRSLQGIRIIQAAAGAGRTMLISDAGRVYAFGKDSFGEAEYGVQGTKLVTTPQPVESLKDIFVVQAAIGNFFTAVLSREGRVYTFSWGKDSKLGHKTEPNDVEPQPLLGALENIPVVQIAAGYCYLLCLACQPSGMSVYSVGCGLGGKLGHGSRTDEKYPRLIEQFQLLNLQPMVVAAGAWHAAVVGRDGRVCTWGWGRYGCLGHGNEECESVPKVVEALRDVKAVHVATGDYTTFVVSDDGDVYSFGCGESASLGHNTAGEGQGNRHANVLSPELVMSLKQVNERVVQISLTNSIYWNAHTFALTESGKLYAFGAGDKGQLGIELANNQTERGNPERVDIDLN encoded by the exons ATGTGCCAAAGAAGAGCTATATTTAAGCCAATGACTGATGAAGAACGTCAAAGTTTGAAGCATAGATGTGGGGGGTCGTGGAAATTGGTCCTGAGGTTTCTGCTGGCTGGGGAAGCATGTTGCAGGAGAGAGAAATCACAGGCGATTGCAGGGCCTGGTCATAGCATTGCTGTGACATCCTCGGGTGCAGTTTACTCTTTTGGCTCTAATAGCTCAGGACAGTTGGGCCATGGCAATACTGAAGAAGACTGGCGGCCTCAGCAAATAAG ATCTTTGCAAGGCATTCGAATTATCCAAGCAGCTGCTGGGGCTGGCAGAACAATGCTGATTAGTGATGCTGGGAGAGTTTATGCCTTTGGAAAGGATTCCTTTGGTGAAGCAGAATATGGGGTTCAAGGAACTAAATTAGTTACAACTCCCCAGCCTGTTGAGTCTTTGAAAGACATATTTGTGGTTCAAGCTGCAATTGGGAACTTTTTCACAGCTGTGTTATCCAGAGAGGGCAGAGTTTACACATTCTCTTGGGGCAAAGATAGCAAGCTTGGTCACAAAACCGAGCCAAATGATGTGGAGCCCCAGCCCCTATTGGGGGCACTTGAGAACATACCTGTGGTGCAAATTGCAGCTGGATATTGCTACCTTCTTTGCTTAGCTTGTCAACCAAGTGGCAT GTCTGTGTACTCTGTCGGGTGTGGCTTGGGTGGAAAGCTTGGACATGGCTCAAGAACAGATGAAAAGTACCCTCGATTAATTGAACAATTTCAACTTTTGAACCTCCAGCCAATGGTGGTTGCTGCTGGTGCTTGGCATGCTGCTGTTGTTGGTCGGGATGGAAGGGTTTGCACATGGGGTTGGGGACGTTATGGGTGCTTAGGTCATGGAAATGAAGAGTGTGAATCAGTTCCAAAGGTCGTAGAGGCATTAAGAGATGTCAAAGCAGTTCATGTTGCTACAGGGGACTACACAACCTTTGTGGTATCTGATGATGGTGATGTATACTCTTTTGGTTGTGGCGAATCTGCCAGCCTCGGACATAATACTGCTGGTGAAGGACAG GGAAACAGGCATGCCAATGTGTTGAGTCCAGAGCTGGTAATGTCATTGAAGCAAGTGAATGAACGGGTGGTACAGATCAGCCTTACAAACTCGATATACTGGAATGCTCATACATTTGCACTCACCGAGTCCGGGAAGCTTTATGCATTTGGTGCGGGAGACAAAGGTCAGCTAGGCATAGAGTTAGCTAACAATCAGACAGAAAGAGGAAACCCCGAGCGGGTTGATATCGATCTCAATTAG
- the LOC107886483 gene encoding ultraviolet-B receptor UVR8 isoform X2 produces MDATTSGTPTVQYHNIPDQPITAIVAAPVSAFLRQVHHCFGDSTPGEFPLAANPSIVLHVLTTCNLDPQDLAKLEATCSFFRQPANFAPDYELSISELAALDMCQRRAIFKPMTDEERQSLKHRCGGSWKLVLRFLLAGEACCRREKSQAIAGPGHSIAVTSSGAVYSFGSNSSGQLGHGNTEEDWRPQQIRSLQGIRIIQAAAGAGRTMLISDAGRVYAFGKDSFGEAEYGVQGTKLVTTPQPVESLKDIFVVQAAIGNFFTAVLSREGRVYTFSWGKDSKLGHKTEPNDVEPQPLLGALENIPVVQIAAGYCYLLCLACQPSGMSVYSVGCGLGGKLGHGSRTDEKYPRLIEQFQLLNLQPMVVAAGAWHAAVVGRDGRVCTWGWGRYGCLGHGNEECESVPKVVEALRDVKAVHVATGDYTTFVVSDDGDVYSFGCGESASLGHNTAGEGQGNRHANVLSPELVMSLKQVNERVVQISLTNSIYWNAHTFALTESGKLYAFGAGDKGQLGIELANNQTERGNPERVDIDLN; encoded by the exons ATGGATGCCACAACAAGCGGAACCCCTACCGTTCAATACCATAACATACCTGATCAGCCAATTACAGCTATTGTTGCTGCCCCTGTTTCTGCATTTCTGCGACAAGTACACCATTGCTTCGGGGACTCCACTCCTGGAGAATTCCCCTTAGCTGCCAAtccttccattgttcttcatgttctcaccacGTGTAATTTGGATCCTCAAGATCTCGCAAAACTAGAG GCAACATGCTCCTTTTTTAGGCAGCCGGCAAACTTTGCCCCTGATTATGAATTGTCCATATCAGAGCTTGCTGCTCTTGACATGTGCCAAAGAAGAGCTATATTTAAGCCAATGACTGATGAAGAACGTCAAAGTTTGAAGCATAGATGTGGGGGGTCGTGGAAATTGGTCCTGAGGTTTCTGCTGGCTGGGGAAGCATGTTGCAGGAGAGAGAAATCACAGGCGATTGCAGGGCCTGGTCATAGCATTGCTGTGACATCCTCGGGTGCAGTTTACTCTTTTGGCTCTAATAGCTCAGGACAGTTGGGCCATGGCAATACTGAAGAAGACTGGCGGCCTCAGCAAATAAG ATCTTTGCAAGGCATTCGAATTATCCAAGCAGCTGCTGGGGCTGGCAGAACAATGCTGATTAGTGATGCTGGGAGAGTTTATGCCTTTGGAAAGGATTCCTTTGGTGAAGCAGAATATGGGGTTCAAGGAACTAAATTAGTTACAACTCCCCAGCCTGTTGAGTCTTTGAAAGACATATTTGTGGTTCAAGCTGCAATTGGGAACTTTTTCACAGCTGTGTTATCCAGAGAGGGCAGAGTTTACACATTCTCTTGGGGCAAAGATAGCAAGCTTGGTCACAAAACCGAGCCAAATGATGTGGAGCCCCAGCCCCTATTGGGGGCACTTGAGAACATACCTGTGGTGCAAATTGCAGCTGGATATTGCTACCTTCTTTGCTTAGCTTGTCAACCAAGTGGCAT GTCTGTGTACTCTGTCGGGTGTGGCTTGGGTGGAAAGCTTGGACATGGCTCAAGAACAGATGAAAAGTACCCTCGATTAATTGAACAATTTCAACTTTTGAACCTCCAGCCAATGGTGGTTGCTGCTGGTGCTTGGCATGCTGCTGTTGTTGGTCGGGATGGAAGGGTTTGCACATGGGGTTGGGGACGTTATGGGTGCTTAGGTCATGGAAATGAAGAGTGTGAATCAGTTCCAAAGGTCGTAGAGGCATTAAGAGATGTCAAAGCAGTTCATGTTGCTACAGGGGACTACACAACCTTTGTGGTATCTGATGATGGTGATGTATACTCTTTTGGTTGTGGCGAATCTGCCAGCCTCGGACATAATACTGCTGGTGAAGGACAG GGAAACAGGCATGCCAATGTGTTGAGTCCAGAGCTGGTAATGTCATTGAAGCAAGTGAATGAACGGGTGGTACAGATCAGCCTTACAAACTCGATATACTGGAATGCTCATACATTTGCACTCACCGAGTCCGGGAAGCTTTATGCATTTGGTGCGGGAGACAAAGGTCAGCTAGGCATAGAGTTAGCTAACAATCAGACAGAAAGAGGAAACCCCGAGCGGGTTGATATCGATCTCAATTAG